The genomic DNA GGCGAAGGTGCCATCACATAGCGGCCTTCGATCATTACCGGATAATCGTAGGTCTTGGCGATATGACCGTGACGCGCAATGTCCTCGTAAAGCTTCACATGCATGAGGCCATATTCGGCGAGCGCGTGCATCTTGCGGGTTTCGGTTTCGCGTGGCTCCAGAAAACGCAGCGGTTCCGGGATCGGCACCTGATAGACAATCACCTGCCCCTCGGTCAGCGGATATTCCGGGATACGGTGCCGGGTCTGGATGATGGTCGCCTCGCCCGTATGGGTTGTTACAGCGACATCGGCAGTCTTCTGGAAGAAGGCGCGGATGGAAACGGCATTGGTCGTGTCATCGGCACCCTGATCGATGACCTTCAGCACATCATCCGGCCCCAGAATTGCAGCCGTCACCTGCACGCCGCCGGTGCCCCAGCCATAAGGCATCGGCATTTCACGGCTGGCAAAAGGCACCTGATAGCCCGGTATTGCGATGGCCTTCAGGATGGCGCGGCGGATCATCCGCTTGGTCTGTTCGTCCAGATAGGCGAAGTTATAATTGGCCAGATCGCTCATTCTGCGGCCTCCTTCGTTACGCCTTCAGTCTCATTGTGCGCTTGGTCATATTCCGCACGCATGCGGCGAATGAGGTCGAGTTCTGCCTGGAAATCCACGTAATGCGGCAGTTTCAGATGCTCGACGAAACCCGTCGCCTGCACATTGTCGGAATGCGAGATGACGAATTCCTCGTCCTCGGCAGGTGCCGTCACATCCGCATCGAATTCCCGCACGCGCAGTGCACGGTCGCAGAGCGACATGGACATGGCCTTGCGTTCGCTCTGGCCGAACACCAGACCGTAACCGCGCGTGAATTGCGGCGGCTGCTTGGCCGATCCCTTGAACTGATTGACCATCTGGCATTCGGTCAGCTGCACGCGACCGAGCGAGACGGCAAAACCAAGTTCGGGCACGTCGAACTCGACATCCACTTCGCCAATGCGGATTTCGCCGACGAAAGGATGGTTATTGCCATAGCCGCGCTGGGTGGAATAGCCGAGCGCCAGCAGGAAACCTTCATCACCGCGTGCCAATGCCTGAAGGCGCAGATCGCGCTCCATCGGGAATGTCCACGGTTCGCGGGTCAGGTCGCCCGGTTCGTGACCTTCCGGCAGGGAACCATCATCCTCAATCATGCCGACCGCGCCAAGAATATCGGTTACACGCGGCGTCTCTTCCTTCACGGCTTCCCGCATTTCGGGTTCCGGAACGGCAACATCACCGGCCAGATCTGGGTCGAGCAGACGATGCGTGTAATCAAAGGTCGGTCCGAGCAACTGACCACCCGGTAAATCCTTGTAGGTCGCAGAAATGCGGCGTTCGATCAGCATTTCAGCGGTTTCCATCGGCCGCGAATAGCCAAAGCGCGGCAAGGTGGTGCGGTAGGCGCGGACCAGAAAGATCGCTTCGATCAGATCGCCGCGCGACTGGCGCACAGCAAGTGCCGCCAGTTCGCGATCATAGAGCGAACCTTCGGCCATGACGCGATCAACCGCCAGCGCCAGCTGTTCGGCAATCTGATCGAGACGCAGTGCCGGAACCGAACGGTCGCCGCGACGACGATCATCGAGAAGACGGTGTGCATTATGGATGGCCGTTTCGCCACCCTTTACGGCAACATACATTTTCAGCCCTCCAGAGCGGAAACGCGAGTTGTGCGGGGAAGCGCTGCAACAGCGCCGTCGCTGACCAGAACAAGATCAACGCCGAGCGGGTATTGTGCGCCGTTCTCACGCCATTGCTGGATGAAATCCTGCGGCAGACCTTCGACATGAAGTGCACGTTCGCCATCGATACCGGGGCCTTTCAGCACAAAGCCCTGTCCGCTTGTCAGTGACGCAACAGCGAGAACGACGGTTGTCGAACAGTCGGGAAATTCGGCGTCGCCCTGCGAAAACCCTGCCAGAGACGGCAGCAGCGAAACATTGCTGGCTAGAGCGAATTGCGCGGCATCCGCACTTTCGACACGCGGCGCACCCGTGTGGAAAGTAAGCCAGGCGGTTGCGCTTTCATCAGCTGCTATCGCTGCA from Brucella anthropi ATCC 49188 includes the following:
- a CDS encoding alpha-D-ribose 1-methylphosphonate 5-phosphate C-P-lyase PhnJ, with protein sequence MSDLANYNFAYLDEQTKRMIRRAILKAIAIPGYQVPFASREMPMPYGWGTGGVQVTAAILGPDDVLKVIDQGADDTTNAVSIRAFFQKTADVAVTTHTGEATIIQTRHRIPEYPLTEGQVIVYQVPIPEPLRFLEPRETETRKMHALAEYGLMHVKLYEDIARHGHIAKTYDYPVMIEGRYVMAPSPTPKFDNPKMHMSPALQLFGAGREKRIYAVPPYTQVVSLDFEDHPFEVQKFKEPCALCGAKGVYLDEVVLDDRGGSMFVCSDTDFCEDRQANGHFGHLAANKEAAAKETVK
- a CDS encoding carbon-phosphorus lyase complex subunit PhnI; the encoded protein is MYVAVKGGETAIHNAHRLLDDRRRGDRSVPALRLDQIAEQLALAVDRVMAEGSLYDRELAALAVRQSRGDLIEAIFLVRAYRTTLPRFGYSRPMETAEMLIERRISATYKDLPGGQLLGPTFDYTHRLLDPDLAGDVAVPEPEMREAVKEETPRVTDILGAVGMIEDDGSLPEGHEPGDLTREPWTFPMERDLRLQALARGDEGFLLALGYSTQRGYGNNHPFVGEIRIGEVDVEFDVPELGFAVSLGRVQLTECQMVNQFKGSAKQPPQFTRGYGLVFGQSERKAMSMSLCDRALRVREFDADVTAPAEDEEFVISHSDNVQATGFVEHLKLPHYVDFQAELDLIRRMRAEYDQAHNETEGVTKEAAE
- the phnH gene encoding phosphonate C-P lyase system protein PhnH, whose amino-acid sequence is MLPFSLENSTSSAFEGGFADPVTDAQSAFHAVMHAMANPGRIYPLARTATPPQPLTPELGVIAATLLDHDATVWCDAAIAADESATAWLTFHTGAPRVESADAAQFALASNVSLLPSLAGFSQGDAEFPDCSTTVVLAVASLTSGQGFVLKGPGIDGERALHVEGLPQDFIQQWRENGAQYPLGVDLVLVSDGAVAALPRTTRVSALEG